A genomic region of Paralichthys olivaceus isolate ysfri-2021 chromosome 18, ASM2471397v2, whole genome shotgun sequence contains the following coding sequences:
- the taf1c gene encoding uncharacterized protein taf1c isoform X2 produces the protein MGKMKNVLDMLEFQMCHKSNWSSKLNGFGALLSDVVHSVPPELLGSLLYEELTEQRERMLFFEGATGGALAFIPFSEGGSSQHGCLLYPGNKGLNRLNFHNVELQHCRGRSSVLTTGGSDPIRFHLKGPIRQISSASLFNNCCVAVRSDHLCGVWRFGEGNDPRLLQVVNTAEVATCVSASPHVLGEVLVASESGAANLWTVGKGMQKVREEDSNLYFNAKSSWRWCEFSAHPRVMLYADRTGVELTDIRSSPVSCHTLFHISNTSECRSGERLILSRYLGDVHSFHHLITTQYSAYVMDERFPCVPMLKWDHMMESPPLFCHVLPGSASSGSVVGGDRTTKVVLGSYSSQEITMLQYSGGRVEACFSRGPPLALHRPRESLRHLPVQIPHRLDTATNRLSSPAAGLTCVQKKGGEECLCVVQLTEAGDIFYQILEPDHPDADTSRPPAAETLPGRKDAETPERKPAEHLAQDSQLVVTDTTSDEDVIGPTQVVPRYVAETPEREQTSDSEDSETEAKSRWRKRLELQVIVNDDPEPDHVAELDRGETDGAEAGKEPGGAEETLRSSSSSGRVVPPEQATDVKPSKDVLVTWKHWLQRLRKKSRGKRPRLHFTTRTDGLLQLPGGDARVSSEDERVQSLRRDLRACMSNRSLLLHSAVSASLRAPDSVPLPDVVDTGAWTDELSQRLTLSWQSEDAWRAWWEDKLGLNKEEKVKALRRKRRREKEAKRASGQRRELSGSFTSSVSYQDLGGYSDSAGWSSAASQGGWSDSEGLMPLSVRGTPGATTPSTVTCETPVPTPTTTPVKGKQGDQQTPSTSCTQRPEATSANRRSSKRPAEDDLFTPQVRNFNFLGEEGGVRSPRRTPRVDLSRDDFVWSGFSQSLSQGSQGRPGLSQSSQASQKKKKSRMGF, from the exons ATGGGGAAGATGAAGAATGTCCTCGATATGCTGGAGTTTCAAAT GTGTCACAAGTCGAACTGGTCCTCAAAACTGAACGGGTTCGGTGCGCTGCTGTCCGACGTTGTGCATTCGGTTCCTCCTGAACTGTTGGGTTCTCTGCTGTATGAGGAGCTGACGGAGCAGAGAGAACGTATGCTCTTCTTTGAAGGAGCCACAGGCGGCGCTCTGGCCTTCATCCCCTTCTCTGAGGGCGGCAGCTCTCAGCACGGCTGCCTCCTCTACCCCGGAAACAAAGGGCTGAACCGACTGA ACTTCCACaatgtggagctgcagcactgCAGAGGACGCTCCTCCGTTCTGACGACCGGCGGCAGCGACCCGATCCGGTTCCATCTGAAAGGTCCGATCAGACAGATCAGCTCCGCCTCTCTGTTCAACAACT gttGTGTTGCCGTGCGGTCGGATCACCTGTGCGGAGTTTGGAGGTTCGGCGAAGGAAACGATCCTCGTCTGCTTCAGGTCGTCAACACCGCAGAGGTCGCGACCTGCGTCAGCGCCAG TCCTCATGTTTTAGGTGAAGTCCTGGTGGCGAGTGAGAGCGGAGCAGCGAACCTGTGGACTGTTGGCAAAGG GATGCAGAAGGTTCGGGAGGAGGATTCCAATCTGTACTTCAATGCCAAGTCGTCGTGGCGATGGTGCGAATTCTCCGCCCATCCCAGGGTGATGCTGTACGCAGACAGGACGGGGGTGGAGTTAACAGACATCAGG TCGAGTCCCGTCAGCTGTCACACCCTGTTTCACATCAGCAACACGTCAGAGTGTCGGAGCGGAGAGAGACTCATCCTGTCCAGATATCTGGGAGACGTCCACTCCTTCCACCACCTCATCACCACTCAG TACTCGGCCTACGTCATGGACGAGCGTTTCCCCTGCGTGCCCATGCTCAAGTGGGATCACATGATGGAGTCCCCGCCGTTGTTCTGTCACGTCCTCCCCGGCTCCGCCTCCTCTGGTTCGGTTGTGGGAGGGGATAGAACCACCAAGGTCGTGTTGGGCTCGTACAGTTCCCAGGAAATCACCATGCTGCAGTACTCAG GAGGTCGAGTCGAGGCCTGTTTCAGTCGAGGTCCTCCTCTGGCTCTGCACAGACCCAGAGAGAGTCTGAGACACCTCCCCGTCCAGATTCCTCACCGCCTGGATACCGCCACCAACAGACTGTCCTCACCTGCTGCAG GTCTGACGTGTGTtcagaagaaaggaggagaggagtgtcTCTGTGTCGTACAGCTCACAGAGGCCGGAGATATTTTCTACCAGATCCTCGAGCCGGATCATCCAGATGCCGACACGTCTCGACCTCCGGCAGCAGAGACGCTGCCTGGACGGAAAGACGCGGAGACACCAGAGAGAAAACCAGCAGAACATCTCGCACAGGACTCACAGCTCGTTGTAACGGACACGACGAGTGATGAGGACGTGATCGGACCGACTCAGGTTGTGCCGAGGTACGTGGCTGAAACACCGGAGAGGGAGCAGACGTCTGACTCCGAGGATTCAGAGACGGAAGCGAAAAGTCGTTGGCGGAAGCGGTTGGAGCTGCAGGTGATTGTGAATGATGATCCTGAGCCGGACCACGTGGCTGAGttggacagaggagagacagacggagctGAAGCCGGTAAAGAACCCGGCGGAGCGGAGGAAACGCTCcgcagctccagcagctcaggTCGCGTCGTTCCCCCCGAGCAGGCGACTGACGTGAAGCCCAGCAAAGACGTTCTCGTCACCTGGAAACACTGGCTCCAGAGactgaggaagaagagccgtGGGAAGAGGCCCCGCCTACATTTCACAACCAGAACTGACGGTCTTCTCCAGCTGCCCGGTGGCGACGCGAGAGTTTCTTCAGAGGACGAGCGCGTGCAGAGCCTGAGGCGAGATCTGAGAGCGTGCATGTCCAACCGCtcgctgctgcttcacagcGCCGTGTCCGCCTCCCTCAGAGCTCCAGACTCTGTGCCGCTGCCAGACGTGGTGGACACGGGGGCCTGGACAGATGAGCTCAGCCAGCGCCTCACGCTCTCCTGGCAGAGTGAGGACGCGTGGCGGGCGTGGTGGGAGGACAAGCTGGGGCTGAAcaaggaggagaaggtgaaggctctgaggaggaagaggaggagggagaaggaggcgAAGCGAGCCTCCGGCCAACGCCGGGAGCTGTCGGGGAGCTTCACCTCATCCGTCAGCTACCAGGACCTGGGCGGTTACTCCGATTCAGCTGGCTGGTCCTCTGCGGCGAGCCAGGGGGGGTGGTCTGACAGCGAAGGCTTGATGCCACTGTCTGTGCGCGGGACGCCGGGAGCCACCACACCCTCCACCGTGACGTGTGAAACCCCAGTTCCCACGCCAACCACCacacctgtgaaaggtaaacaaGGCGACCAGCAGACTCCCAGCACCTCCTGCACCCAGAGGCCGGAGGCCACATCGGCCAATCGCAGGAGCAGCAAACGTCCAGCAGAGGACGATCTGTTTACACCACAGGTGAGAAACTTTAACTTCCTGGGGGAGGAGGGCGGCGTGCGATCCCCTCGGAGGACGCCGCGGGTGGATCTGTCCAGGGACGACTTCGTGTGGTCGGGTTTCTCCCAGTCGCTCTCCCAGGGTTCACAGGGTCGACCGGGGCTGTCGCAGTCATCGCAGGCgtctcagaagaagaagaagtcacgAATGGGATTTTGA
- the taf1c gene encoding TATA box-binding protein-associated factor, RNA polymerase I, subunit C isoform X1: MEHQFPPQLFPSFYNSGPPESVLRHCAGDWGCYDRVRAECGSARASNWTFTPRHQVRGETWRHTEPLPVPLLRPRKTFLWPSKPPDPLDFREHMQNFFMDHSQDAFGYMGEILSENFNFKEGTRERNQKNSVNMGKMKNVLDMLEFQMCHKSNWSSKLNGFGALLSDVVHSVPPELLGSLLYEELTEQRERMLFFEGATGGALAFIPFSEGGSSQHGCLLYPGNKGLNRLNFHNVELQHCRGRSSVLTTGGSDPIRFHLKGPIRQISSASLFNNCCVAVRSDHLCGVWRFGEGNDPRLLQVVNTAEVATCVSASPHVLGEVLVASESGAANLWTVGKGMQKVREEDSNLYFNAKSSWRWCEFSAHPRVMLYADRTGVELTDIRSSPVSCHTLFHISNTSECRSGERLILSRYLGDVHSFHHLITTQYSAYVMDERFPCVPMLKWDHMMESPPLFCHVLPGSASSGSVVGGDRTTKVVLGSYSSQEITMLQYSGGRVEACFSRGPPLALHRPRESLRHLPVQIPHRLDTATNRLSSPAAGLTCVQKKGGEECLCVVQLTEAGDIFYQILEPDHPDADTSRPPAAETLPGRKDAETPERKPAEHLAQDSQLVVTDTTSDEDVIGPTQVVPRYVAETPEREQTSDSEDSETEAKSRWRKRLELQVIVNDDPEPDHVAELDRGETDGAEAGKEPGGAEETLRSSSSSGRVVPPEQATDVKPSKDVLVTWKHWLQRLRKKSRGKRPRLHFTTRTDGLLQLPGGDARVSSEDERVQSLRRDLRACMSNRSLLLHSAVSASLRAPDSVPLPDVVDTGAWTDELSQRLTLSWQSEDAWRAWWEDKLGLNKEEKVKALRRKRRREKEAKRASGQRRELSGSFTSSVSYQDLGGYSDSAGWSSAASQGGWSDSEGLMPLSVRGTPGATTPSTVTCETPVPTPTTTPVKGKQGDQQTPSTSCTQRPEATSANRRSSKRPAEDDLFTPQVRNFNFLGEEGGVRSPRRTPRVDLSRDDFVWSGFSQSLSQGSQGRPGLSQSSQASQKKKKSRMGF; this comes from the exons ATGGAGCACCAGTTCCCTCCGCAGCTGTTCCCCTCGTTTTATAACAGCGGACCTCCGGAGTCTGTCCTGAGACACTGCGCCGGAGACTGGGGCTGCTACGACCGCGTGAGAGCGGAG TGCGGCTCTGCTCGTGCCTCCAACTGGACCTTTACACCCAGACATCAGGTCAGAGGGGAAACATGGCGTCACACTGAGCCTCTACCAGTTCCCCTCCTGCGTCCTAGAAAGA CGTTCCTGTGGCCTTCAAAGCCCCCAGATCCACTGGACTTCAGAGAACAT ATGCAGAACTTCTTCATGGATCACTCTCAGGACGCATTTGGGTACATGGGAGAAATTCTCAGCGAAAACTTCAACTTTAAAGAAGGAACGAGAGAA AGAAATCAGAAGAACTCTGTCAACATGGGGAAGATGAAGAATGTCCTCGATATGCTGGAGTTTCAAAT GTGTCACAAGTCGAACTGGTCCTCAAAACTGAACGGGTTCGGTGCGCTGCTGTCCGACGTTGTGCATTCGGTTCCTCCTGAACTGTTGGGTTCTCTGCTGTATGAGGAGCTGACGGAGCAGAGAGAACGTATGCTCTTCTTTGAAGGAGCCACAGGCGGCGCTCTGGCCTTCATCCCCTTCTCTGAGGGCGGCAGCTCTCAGCACGGCTGCCTCCTCTACCCCGGAAACAAAGGGCTGAACCGACTGA ACTTCCACaatgtggagctgcagcactgCAGAGGACGCTCCTCCGTTCTGACGACCGGCGGCAGCGACCCGATCCGGTTCCATCTGAAAGGTCCGATCAGACAGATCAGCTCCGCCTCTCTGTTCAACAACT gttGTGTTGCCGTGCGGTCGGATCACCTGTGCGGAGTTTGGAGGTTCGGCGAAGGAAACGATCCTCGTCTGCTTCAGGTCGTCAACACCGCAGAGGTCGCGACCTGCGTCAGCGCCAG TCCTCATGTTTTAGGTGAAGTCCTGGTGGCGAGTGAGAGCGGAGCAGCGAACCTGTGGACTGTTGGCAAAGG GATGCAGAAGGTTCGGGAGGAGGATTCCAATCTGTACTTCAATGCCAAGTCGTCGTGGCGATGGTGCGAATTCTCCGCCCATCCCAGGGTGATGCTGTACGCAGACAGGACGGGGGTGGAGTTAACAGACATCAGG TCGAGTCCCGTCAGCTGTCACACCCTGTTTCACATCAGCAACACGTCAGAGTGTCGGAGCGGAGAGAGACTCATCCTGTCCAGATATCTGGGAGACGTCCACTCCTTCCACCACCTCATCACCACTCAG TACTCGGCCTACGTCATGGACGAGCGTTTCCCCTGCGTGCCCATGCTCAAGTGGGATCACATGATGGAGTCCCCGCCGTTGTTCTGTCACGTCCTCCCCGGCTCCGCCTCCTCTGGTTCGGTTGTGGGAGGGGATAGAACCACCAAGGTCGTGTTGGGCTCGTACAGTTCCCAGGAAATCACCATGCTGCAGTACTCAG GAGGTCGAGTCGAGGCCTGTTTCAGTCGAGGTCCTCCTCTGGCTCTGCACAGACCCAGAGAGAGTCTGAGACACCTCCCCGTCCAGATTCCTCACCGCCTGGATACCGCCACCAACAGACTGTCCTCACCTGCTGCAG GTCTGACGTGTGTtcagaagaaaggaggagaggagtgtcTCTGTGTCGTACAGCTCACAGAGGCCGGAGATATTTTCTACCAGATCCTCGAGCCGGATCATCCAGATGCCGACACGTCTCGACCTCCGGCAGCAGAGACGCTGCCTGGACGGAAAGACGCGGAGACACCAGAGAGAAAACCAGCAGAACATCTCGCACAGGACTCACAGCTCGTTGTAACGGACACGACGAGTGATGAGGACGTGATCGGACCGACTCAGGTTGTGCCGAGGTACGTGGCTGAAACACCGGAGAGGGAGCAGACGTCTGACTCCGAGGATTCAGAGACGGAAGCGAAAAGTCGTTGGCGGAAGCGGTTGGAGCTGCAGGTGATTGTGAATGATGATCCTGAGCCGGACCACGTGGCTGAGttggacagaggagagacagacggagctGAAGCCGGTAAAGAACCCGGCGGAGCGGAGGAAACGCTCcgcagctccagcagctcaggTCGCGTCGTTCCCCCCGAGCAGGCGACTGACGTGAAGCCCAGCAAAGACGTTCTCGTCACCTGGAAACACTGGCTCCAGAGactgaggaagaagagccgtGGGAAGAGGCCCCGCCTACATTTCACAACCAGAACTGACGGTCTTCTCCAGCTGCCCGGTGGCGACGCGAGAGTTTCTTCAGAGGACGAGCGCGTGCAGAGCCTGAGGCGAGATCTGAGAGCGTGCATGTCCAACCGCtcgctgctgcttcacagcGCCGTGTCCGCCTCCCTCAGAGCTCCAGACTCTGTGCCGCTGCCAGACGTGGTGGACACGGGGGCCTGGACAGATGAGCTCAGCCAGCGCCTCACGCTCTCCTGGCAGAGTGAGGACGCGTGGCGGGCGTGGTGGGAGGACAAGCTGGGGCTGAAcaaggaggagaaggtgaaggctctgaggaggaagaggaggagggagaaggaggcgAAGCGAGCCTCCGGCCAACGCCGGGAGCTGTCGGGGAGCTTCACCTCATCCGTCAGCTACCAGGACCTGGGCGGTTACTCCGATTCAGCTGGCTGGTCCTCTGCGGCGAGCCAGGGGGGGTGGTCTGACAGCGAAGGCTTGATGCCACTGTCTGTGCGCGGGACGCCGGGAGCCACCACACCCTCCACCGTGACGTGTGAAACCCCAGTTCCCACGCCAACCACCacacctgtgaaaggtaaacaaGGCGACCAGCAGACTCCCAGCACCTCCTGCACCCAGAGGCCGGAGGCCACATCGGCCAATCGCAGGAGCAGCAAACGTCCAGCAGAGGACGATCTGTTTACACCACAGGTGAGAAACTTTAACTTCCTGGGGGAGGAGGGCGGCGTGCGATCCCCTCGGAGGACGCCGCGGGTGGATCTGTCCAGGGACGACTTCGTGTGGTCGGGTTTCTCCCAGTCGCTCTCCCAGGGTTCACAGGGTCGACCGGGGCTGTCGCAGTCATCGCAGGCgtctcagaagaagaagaagtcacgAATGGGATTTTGA
- the ccng2 gene encoding cyclin-G2, with amino-acid sequence MDAYKLMKELRVNYEQEVFYLPKETGLSLIESSTQDDSRISAKCRDAKVEDLWSLTSFFGYSTQTFVLAVNLLDRFLAMMRIQPKHLSCVSLSCLHMAAKVTEDCNVTSTDELIRIGQCRFTVSDLGRMEKIVSEKLNFKSKAITALTFLQLYHQIALSHSTDRKETLSLEKLEAQLKACLCRISFSKAKPSVLALSLLRQEIKAVQSEDMLEIASHIQRHLKIADGELRLWSERVAQCLSDYSSPECSKPNHRKLQWIVSRRTAQNLHSYRSVPELPTIPEGGWDESESEDSCEDVMSSGEESLSSSPGSDAEGPFFPLHFRQQKQRQHLLA; translated from the exons ATGGACGCCTATAAGCTGATGAAGGAGCTGCGGGTGAATTATGAGCAGGAGGTTTTTTATCTTCCTAAAGAAACAGGACTGAGCCTCATCGAATCCTCCACACAG GACGACAGTCGGATCTCGGCCAAGTGCAGAGATGCCAAAGTTGAGGACCTGTGGAGTCTCACCAGCTTCTTTGGTTACAGCACGCAGACCTTCGTCCTGGCTGTTAACCTGCTGGACAGATTCCTGGCCATGATGAGG ATCCAGCCGAAGCACCTGTCCTGCGTCAGCCTCAGCTGCCTCCACATGGCGGCCAAAGTGACGGAGGACTGCAACGTGACGTCCACAGACGAGCTCATCCGCATCGGACAGTGCAGATTCACGGTTTCTGACCTCGGTCGCATGGAGAAGATTGTCTCCGAGAAGCTCAACTTCAAGTCCAAAGCCATCACTGCCTTAACGTTTCTGCAGCTGTACCATCAGATCGCACTTTCACACTCCACGGACAG gaagGAGACTCTGAGCCTGGAGAAGCTGGAGGCTCAGCTCAAAGCCTGTCTGTGCCGAATCTCCTTCTCCAAAGCAAAG CCGTCCGTCTTAGCCCTGTCGCTCCTGAGGCAGGAGATCAAAGCCGTTCAGTCGGAGGACATGTTGGAGATCGCCTCTCATATCCAGAGACACTTGAAG ATTGCGGACGGCGAGCTGCGACTGTGGAGCGAACGCGTGGCCCAGTGTCTGTCGGACTACTCCTCGCCCGAGTGCAGCAAGCCCAACCACAGGAAGCTGCAGTGGATCGTGTCGCGGCGGACCGCCCAGAACCTGCACAGCTACCGCAGCGTCCCCGAGCTGCCCACCATCCCCGAGGGAGGCTGGGACGAGAGCGAAAG cgaGGACTCATGTGAGGACGTGATGAGTTCAGGTGAGGAGTCGCTCAGCAGCTCCCCGGGCAGCGACGCTGAAGGGCCCTTCTTCCCTCTACACTTCCGCCAACAAAAACAACGTCAACACCTCCTTGCCTGA